A genomic window from Antedon mediterranea chromosome 4, ecAntMedi1.1, whole genome shotgun sequence includes:
- the LOC140047566 gene encoding toll-like receptor 2 translates to MTSLFVCYKSKDTQWVLDVLQPSLEEQRNFKLCVDYRDFLPGEEIATKIENAVKFGRKVLLVVKSEWCNFELEMAHMRMLDNHEYILIVVLLEKVSHKDMLVLLHNILTGQL, encoded by the coding sequence ATGACGTCACTGTTTGTCTGTTACAAAAGCAAAGACACACAATGGGTCCTTGATGTTTTACAGCCATCGTTGGAGGAGCAGCGGAATTTTAAACTATGCGTCGACTATCGAGACTTTCTTCCAGGAGAAGAAATCGCTACGAAAATTGAAAACGCTGTTAAATTTGGTCGGAAGGTTTTACTGGTTGTCAAAAGTGAGTGGTGTAACTTCGAGTTAGAGATGGCGCATATGCGTATGTTAGACAACCATGAATATATATTGATAGTGGTATTACTTGAAAAGGTGTCACACAAAGACATGCTGGTACTGTTACACAATATATTAACAGGACAACTGTAA